The following proteins are co-located in the Polymorphospora rubra genome:
- a CDS encoding diguanylate cyclase encodes MTLRGRLTTAFLAVVLGPVLLGAVFVGTTVAAVSYERTVDRLDAAAATVRTSVSALCQQMLAAADAVAVPADPARRAGTASQLVARGLVSAVLISDADGRDAFATAGNPPRPWADCAAQNVPGADYEAIAVRVEMRAESGALIGEVTVTQVLDRAFLSRLAAATGTGVTLLPGGAAPAVRHTTEPATGVDAVLDAASRAEGDAIAETGTGRYVRRIDPSPGQPLPLVLSVPCGQPQGLYVVLIGAVLAAGFAAVVAAWWLARSTTRPLAELARAADRVADGDLAARVPVHGHDEVGRLADTFNRMTRETQSYVQALTASRDQLRGHLAVLGDTLSSTHDLQRILQVILQTALAATGARAGVVLLLDPAGGLLVGQCAEGLDERWPIGRSGPVGTAKVGARTNGAVAVQDRPGTRRAHHDPAALRVALGSGLLGAVAATGEPRRGRVDRDGPHLSTHEPRCRTYVAVPFSAPGPAAETPTTGGPTGRPPGGLWPPALPASLGVLALYDRLGSDEFDDTDLVTLRTFAGQAAVAVDNVRVHEEAQRLSLTDPLTGLWNYRYLKESIRREVERANRFGRMLTVLALDLDRFKHVNDTHGHAAGDTVLAEFARRLRAEIREVDLAFRQGGEEFAVLLPETDAAGGVIVAQRLAAAVRDVPIPIEPHLGAAPTSIPVTVSIGIAVYPDHGATGDQVLDAADEALYAAKAAGRDTHRVARSAPRPETGEIAGSAGPQPPDDGVTYAGGRPADGPGGASSGPQPPRQSRGR; translated from the coding sequence GTGACGCTGCGTGGACGGTTGACGACGGCCTTCCTCGCGGTCGTCCTCGGTCCCGTACTGCTCGGCGCCGTCTTCGTCGGTACGACCGTCGCCGCCGTGAGCTACGAACGCACCGTCGACCGGCTGGACGCCGCCGCCGCCACCGTACGCACCTCGGTCAGCGCCCTCTGCCAGCAGATGCTCGCCGCGGCCGACGCGGTCGCCGTACCCGCCGACCCGGCCCGCCGCGCCGGCACCGCCAGCCAGCTGGTCGCCCGCGGGCTGGTGTCGGCCGTCCTGATCAGCGACGCCGACGGCCGGGACGCCTTCGCCACCGCCGGCAACCCGCCACGGCCGTGGGCCGACTGCGCCGCGCAGAACGTTCCCGGCGCCGACTACGAGGCGATCGCGGTACGCGTCGAGATGCGCGCGGAGAGCGGTGCCCTGATCGGCGAGGTCACCGTCACCCAGGTCCTCGACCGCGCCTTCCTCTCCCGGCTGGCCGCCGCGACCGGCACCGGGGTCACCCTCCTGCCGGGCGGCGCGGCCCCGGCCGTACGGCACACCACCGAGCCCGCGACCGGCGTCGACGCGGTCCTCGACGCGGCGTCGCGCGCCGAAGGCGACGCCATCGCCGAGACCGGCACCGGCCGGTACGTCCGCCGGATCGACCCGTCACCGGGCCAGCCGCTCCCGCTGGTGCTCTCCGTGCCCTGCGGGCAGCCGCAGGGCCTCTACGTGGTGCTGATCGGCGCCGTCCTCGCCGCCGGGTTCGCCGCCGTCGTCGCCGCCTGGTGGCTGGCCAGGTCCACCACCCGGCCACTCGCCGAACTGGCCCGGGCGGCCGACCGCGTCGCCGACGGCGACCTTGCCGCCCGGGTGCCGGTGCACGGGCACGACGAGGTGGGCCGGCTCGCCGACACGTTCAACCGGATGACCCGCGAGACACAGTCGTACGTCCAGGCGCTCACCGCCTCCCGCGACCAGCTCCGGGGACACCTCGCGGTGCTCGGCGACACCCTGTCCAGCACCCACGACCTCCAGCGGATCCTCCAGGTGATCCTCCAGACCGCGCTCGCCGCGACCGGCGCCCGGGCCGGCGTGGTGCTGCTGCTCGACCCGGCCGGCGGGCTTCTGGTCGGCCAGTGCGCCGAAGGACTCGACGAACGCTGGCCGATCGGCCGCAGCGGCCCGGTCGGCACCGCGAAGGTCGGCGCCCGCACCAACGGCGCCGTCGCGGTCCAGGACCGGCCCGGTACGCGGCGCGCCCACCACGACCCGGCGGCACTGCGGGTGGCGCTCGGCAGCGGCCTGCTCGGCGCCGTCGCCGCCACCGGCGAACCGCGCCGGGGTCGGGTCGACCGCGACGGGCCGCACCTGTCCACGCACGAACCGCGCTGCCGCACCTACGTCGCCGTACCGTTCTCGGCGCCCGGGCCGGCGGCCGAAACCCCGACCACCGGCGGACCCACGGGGCGGCCGCCCGGCGGGCTGTGGCCGCCGGCGCTGCCGGCCTCGCTCGGCGTCCTCGCCCTCTACGACCGGCTCGGCTCCGACGAGTTCGACGACACCGACCTGGTCACCCTGCGCACCTTCGCCGGGCAGGCCGCCGTCGCCGTCGACAACGTACGGGTGCACGAGGAGGCCCAGCGGCTGTCGCTCACCGACCCGCTGACCGGGCTGTGGAACTACCGATACCTGAAGGAGTCGATCCGGCGCGAGGTCGAACGCGCCAACCGCTTCGGCCGCATGCTCACCGTCCTCGCCCTCGACCTCGACCGCTTCAAGCACGTCAACGACACCCACGGGCACGCCGCCGGCGACACCGTCCTGGCCGAGTTCGCCCGCCGGCTGCGCGCCGAGATCCGCGAGGTCGACCTCGCATTCCGGCAGGGTGGTGAGGAGTTCGCCGTACTGCTGCCGGAGACCGACGCGGCCGGCGGGGTCATCGTCGCCCAGCGGCTCGCGGCCGCCGTACGCGACGTACCGATCCCGATCGAACCGCACCTCGGCGCCGCGCCGACCAGCATCCCGGTGACCGTCTCCATCGGAATCGCCGTCTATCCCGACCACGGTGCGACCGGCGACCAGGTGCTCGACGCCGCCGACGAGGCGCTCTACGCGGCCAAGGCGGCCGGGCGCGACACCCACCGGGTGGCCCGGTCGGCGCCGCGGCCGGAAACCGGCGAAATCGCTGGTTCGGCCGGCCCGCAGCCACCGGACGACGGCGTCACGTACGCGGGTGGACGGCCCGCCGATGGGCCGGGCGGCGCGTCATCCGGGCCACAGCCGCCACGACAGAGCCGCGGCCGATAG